One window of Cydia pomonella isolate Wapato2018A chromosome 7, ilCydPomo1, whole genome shotgun sequence genomic DNA carries:
- the LOC133520086 gene encoding uncharacterized protein LOC133520086, translated as MNKSPGINIVVQFLMITCSLLALVFSAPYYAFGTSAPAKVKTGIGEIPQVFKIQKPQNTNFPFGRSNRFSNDDNSEQNGDYFYPAPVGIYEIIQPQQSPEINQLTQENDQYSDTRIPIKDGHDPNYSEKAAGSLPVQTNRKTGSEQDSDSYTLSWSETGTDYTTETSEYETTTGILVNRIGGTGGASPAIVASLLG; from the exons ATGAATAAGTCTCCTGGTATAAATATTGTG GTGCAATTTTTAATGATAACGTGTAGTTTGCTCGCTTTGGTATTCAGTGCTCCTTATTATGCGTTTGGTACGTCAGCACCAGCAAAAGTAAAAACTGGAATCGGGGAAAT TCCACAAGTATTTAAGATCCAAAAGCCACAAAACACCAACTTTCCTTTTGGTAGGAGCAATCGGTTTTCCAATGATGACAACAGCGAACAAAACGGGGACTACTTTTACCCAGCTCCTGTAGGCATAtatgaaat AATTCAACCACAACAATCTCCAGAGATTAACCAATTAACTCAGGAAAACGACCAGTACTCTGACACCCGCATTCCAATTAAAGATGGCCATGACCCTAATTACAGTGAGAAAGCTGCTGGGTCATTGCCCGTGCAAACTAATCGGAAAACTGGATCGGAACAGGATTCCGATAGTTACACACTCAGCTGGTCGGAAACTGGCACTGATTATACAACTGAAACATCTGAATATGAG ACGACAACAGGTATTCTGGTGAATCGTATCGGCGGAACCGGAGGAGCTTCGCCTGCAATAGTAGCCTCGCTTCTTGGTTGA